One window from the genome of Pirellulales bacterium encodes:
- a CDS encoding isoprenyl transferase encodes MTESSVQPNADTLDVPRDRRPRHVAVIMDGNGRWAQRRGLPRIEGHRHGVASVRRTTEEAARLGIDQLTLYCLSSENWKRPQAELDFLMHLLEQYLIEERTTLMDENIRLAVIGSREGIPDFVLREMNKTIEMTSSNTGMLLCLAVNYGSRAEIAASVRQIAEEVRAGRLAPEEINEEAIANRLYTAGMPEPDLLIRTAGEMRVSNFLLWQISYSELWITDQCWPEFSEGDLHDAIRDYAQRDRRYGGLNL; translated from the coding sequence GTGACCGAGTCCTCTGTCCAACCCAACGCCGACACGCTCGACGTCCCACGGGATCGCCGCCCTCGGCACGTGGCCGTGATCATGGACGGAAATGGGCGTTGGGCGCAGCGCCGCGGGTTACCTCGCATCGAAGGGCACCGGCACGGCGTCGCCTCGGTGCGACGCACGACCGAAGAGGCCGCTCGGCTGGGGATCGACCAGCTCACGCTCTACTGCCTGTCGAGCGAGAATTGGAAACGCCCGCAGGCCGAGCTTGATTTCCTCATGCACCTGCTGGAGCAGTACCTGATCGAAGAGCGGACCACGCTCATGGACGAGAACATTCGTCTAGCCGTGATCGGCAGCCGAGAGGGCATTCCCGATTTCGTCTTGCGCGAGATGAACAAGACAATCGAGATGACCAGCTCGAACACCGGGATGTTGCTCTGTTTGGCGGTCAATTACGGCAGCCGTGCCGAAATCGCGGCCTCGGTCCGTCAGATTGCCGAAGAGGTGCGGGCCGGCCGGCTGGCTCCCGAAGAGATCAACGAAGAAGCGATCGCTAATCGCCTCTACACGGCCGGCATGCCCGAGCCTGACTTGTTGATTCGTACGGCCGGTGAGATGCGGGTCAGCAATTTCTTGCTCTGGCAGATCAGCTATTCCGAGTTGTGGATCACGGATCAGTGCTGGCCCGAGTTCTCCGAAGGGGACCTGCATGATGCCATTCGCGACTATGCGCAGCGCGACCGCCGCTACGGCGGATTGAATCTCTAA
- a CDS encoding adenylosuccinate synthase, with translation MPGLCVIGLQWGDEAKGKIVDLLTRSNDIVVRYQGGANAGHTVVTGGQTYKLSLIPSGILRPDVQCVITGGVVLNPPSILGEIDGLVARGVAVDKNLVISDRAHVIFPWHLEEDRLSEGRASAAEAIGTTQRGIGPCYRDKVGRSHAIRLGDMYRDGFREKIERVCAYKDKVIELLSGESRPTPLDPAKIHAEYCAYAERLRPHVADTTSLLLDALEARKRVLFEGAQGALLDVDHGTFPYVTSSNSSGVGISGGAGVPGRYLEKIIGVVKAYSTRVGGGPFPTEQDNELGQHLRDRGNEYGTVTRRPRRCGWFDAVAARYTARLSGVDCLSVMLLDVLSELPELKICTAYEIDGRRVSMFPSHVDDLRKARPVYETLPGWREEISGIRHMADLPVNARQYLQRLGEIVGRPVEIVSVGPDRDQTMFADTVAQPAAAV, from the coding sequence GTGCCTGGACTTTGCGTCATTGGATTGCAGTGGGGCGACGAAGCGAAGGGCAAGATCGTCGATCTATTGACCCGTTCGAACGACATCGTCGTCCGTTACCAAGGGGGTGCAAACGCCGGCCATACCGTGGTAACCGGGGGGCAAACGTATAAGTTGTCGCTCATTCCCAGCGGCATTCTGCGCCCAGATGTGCAATGCGTCATTACGGGTGGAGTCGTGTTGAACCCTCCCAGCATCCTGGGTGAGATCGACGGACTGGTCGCCCGCGGTGTCGCGGTGGACAAGAATCTCGTGATTAGCGATCGGGCGCATGTGATCTTCCCGTGGCACCTGGAAGAGGATCGCCTGAGCGAAGGGCGCGCCAGTGCGGCCGAAGCGATCGGTACCACGCAGCGCGGCATCGGCCCATGCTATCGCGACAAGGTCGGACGCTCGCACGCGATCCGCCTGGGAGATATGTACCGCGACGGCTTCCGGGAAAAAATTGAGCGCGTGTGTGCTTATAAGGACAAGGTCATCGAACTGCTGTCAGGCGAGAGTCGTCCCACGCCGCTCGATCCGGCCAAGATCCATGCCGAATATTGTGCGTATGCCGAACGGCTGCGGCCGCACGTCGCGGACACGACCTCGCTGCTGCTTGACGCTCTCGAAGCCCGGAAGCGTGTCCTCTTCGAAGGAGCCCAAGGGGCCTTGCTGGACGTCGATCACGGCACCTTTCCCTACGTTACCAGCAGTAACAGCTCGGGCGTGGGAATCTCAGGCGGGGCTGGCGTTCCCGGCCGGTATCTCGAGAAAATCATCGGTGTGGTAAAGGCCTACAGCACGCGTGTCGGCGGTGGGCCGTTCCCCACAGAACAAGACAACGAGCTTGGGCAACATTTGCGCGATCGCGGCAATGAATACGGCACCGTCACGCGGCGGCCACGCCGGTGCGGCTGGTTCGACGCCGTTGCCGCGCGCTACACGGCCCGCCTGAGCGGCGTCGATTGCCTGTCGGTCATGCTGCTGGACGTGCTCAGCGAGTTGCCCGAGTTGAAAATCTGCACGGCTTATGAAATCGACGGACGGCGAGTCAGTATGTTTCCGAGTCATGTCGACGACTTGCGCAAGGCGCGGCCGGTTTACGAAACGCTTCCCGGCTGGCGCGAAGAGATATCGGGCATCCGTCACATGGCCGACCTTCCGGTAAACGCTCGTCAATACTTGCAGCGGCTCGGCGAAATCGTCGGGCGTCCGGTGGAGATCGTTTCCGTGGGACCCGATCGCGATCAGACGATGTTCGCCGACACAGTAGCACAACCGGCCGCTGCGGTTTAA
- the pepF gene encoding oligoendopeptidase F has product MTKIKHLPKRSQVKATDQWDLTSLFETDEAWETAFKRWEKRISGYDKFRGTLAAGAKEIAACFKFDAEMDRAAERLGTYAFLKTAEDTANSTYQRMQGRFHNAASRAGQVASYIRPEIMAIPAAKMKKFLVAKELAPYRLSLERLLRYKPHTLSDGEEKLLAMQSEMSVTANQVFRQLNNADLKFGTIKNDQGETVELSHASFSSLLQSPKRTLREAAFRQYYHQFAAHENTLAATLAGSVQRDIYYARARGYEGSLAAALFPDKVPQKVYDNLITAVRHNLPALHHYYDLRRRKMKLKDIHHYDTYVPILSELKSHHTWDEAVNVVIESLVPLGSEYGSVLENGLSGRWCDRYENQGKQSGAFSSGSYDGEPFILMNFQPEVLDHVFTLAHEAGHSMHSYYSAKAQPFQYYNYTIFVAEVASTFNEQLLSKHLMRNARDDRERAFLINREIDAIRGTILRQTMFAEFEKITHELAEQNEPLTVDRFKSVYRELLEAYFGPEFTLDPELSLECFRIPHFYSAFYVYKYATGLSAAIALSERVTAGVKGAVEDYQNFLKGGCSKDPLDLLRDAGVDMEKPEPVDTALAYFRKLVDELDELL; this is encoded by the coding sequence ATGACAAAAATCAAGCATTTGCCGAAGCGCAGCCAAGTCAAAGCGACCGACCAATGGGATTTGACGAGCCTTTTCGAAACGGATGAGGCGTGGGAGACGGCTTTCAAGCGTTGGGAAAAGCGGATCAGCGGCTACGACAAGTTCCGTGGCACCTTGGCCGCCGGGGCCAAGGAAATCGCCGCCTGCTTCAAGTTCGACGCCGAAATGGATCGCGCCGCCGAACGGCTGGGAACGTACGCATTCCTGAAAACGGCCGAGGACACGGCCAATAGCACCTATCAGCGGATGCAGGGGCGCTTTCACAATGCCGCCAGCCGCGCCGGCCAGGTGGCCAGCTACATTCGGCCCGAGATTATGGCCATTCCCGCGGCCAAGATGAAGAAGTTCCTGGTCGCCAAAGAATTGGCTCCGTACCGGCTGTCGCTCGAGCGATTGTTGCGGTACAAGCCGCACACGCTGTCTGACGGCGAGGAAAAGTTGCTGGCCATGCAGAGCGAGATGTCGGTCACGGCCAATCAGGTTTTCCGCCAACTGAACAACGCCGACTTGAAATTCGGCACGATCAAGAACGACCAGGGCGAAACCGTCGAGCTGAGCCACGCTTCGTTCTCGTCTCTGCTGCAATCTCCCAAACGCACGTTGCGCGAAGCGGCCTTTCGCCAGTACTACCACCAGTTTGCCGCGCATGAGAACACGCTGGCCGCGACACTGGCTGGCTCGGTGCAGCGCGACATCTACTACGCCCGAGCCCGCGGTTACGAAGGTTCGCTCGCGGCGGCACTGTTCCCCGACAAGGTGCCGCAAAAGGTCTATGACAACCTGATCACGGCCGTAAGGCATAATCTGCCGGCCTTGCATCACTATTACGACCTGCGGCGGCGGAAGATGAAGCTAAAGGACATCCACCATTACGACACGTACGTGCCGATTCTCAGCGAGCTGAAATCGCACCACACGTGGGACGAGGCGGTGAACGTCGTCATCGAATCGCTTGTGCCCTTGGGCAGCGAATACGGCAGCGTGCTGGAGAACGGACTCTCCGGCCGGTGGTGCGATCGCTACGAGAACCAGGGAAAGCAGAGCGGCGCCTTCAGCTCGGGTTCGTACGATGGCGAGCCTTTTATCCTGATGAACTTTCAGCCCGAGGTGCTGGATCACGTCTTTACGCTAGCGCACGAGGCCGGGCATTCGATGCACTCGTACTACTCGGCCAAGGCGCAGCCCTTCCAGTACTACAACTACACGATCTTCGTGGCCGAGGTCGCCAGCACCTTCAACGAACAGTTGCTGAGCAAGCATCTGATGCGCAACGCTCGCGACGATCGCGAACGGGCGTTTCTCATCAATCGCGAGATCGACGCCATCCGCGGCACGATCTTGCGACAGACGATGTTCGCCGAATTCGAGAAGATCACACACGAGCTGGCCGAGCAGAACGAACCGCTGACGGTCGATCGCTTCAAAAGCGTCTATCGCGAGTTGCTGGAAGCCTACTTCGGCCCTGAGTTCACGCTCGATCCGGAACTATCGCTCGAGTGCTTCCGTATTCCGCACTTCTACAGCGCGTTCTATGTCTACAAGTACGCCACAGGGCTTTCGGCGGCGATCGCGCTTTCCGAGCGCGTCACCGCGGGCGTGAAGGGAGCCGTCGAGGACTACCAGAATTTCCTCAAAGGGGGCTGCTCGAAAGACCCACTGGATTTGCTGCGCGACGCGGGGGTCGATATGGAAAAGCCCGAGCCCGTCGACACGGCGCTGGCGTACTTCCGCAAGCTCGTGGATGAGTTGGACGAGCTGTTGTAA
- a CDS encoding serine protein kinase: protein MANGRSIIEIIAERQDLEQFRKKNWEGSFEEYLDLVRANPKVTRNAFERVYDMIMSYGTDAYEEGREKHVRYRFFEDPDSEGADAVFGLEHQLSLLVNAFKSAAQGYGIEKRVLLLHGPVGSSKSTIARQLKKGLERYSARDEGALYTLGWVDLEDSQTVHWCPMNEEPLHIIPSRFRADVEANLNAERGAGDYRAKIKGELCPFCRYVYNERLKHYAGDWTRVVQDVRVKRLILSEKDRVGIGTFQPKDEKNQDSTELTGDINYRKIAEYGSDSDPRAFNFDGEFNIANRGIVEFVEVLKLDVAFLYDLLGASQEHKVKPKKFAQTDIDEVILGHTNEPEYRRLQNNEFMEALRDRTVKIDVPYVTTLTNEVRIYEKDYNKEKVQGKHIAPHTIEMAAMWAILTRLEPPKNASLSLLQKLKLYNGKSLPGFTEDNVKELRDQAITEGMHGISPRYVQDKISNALVAHPDATSINPFMVLNEIEAGLKHHTLITSEEMRNHYRELLGVVKEEYENIVKNEVQRAIAADEDALSRLCGNYIDNVKAYTQREKVKNKFTGQYQEPDERLMRSIEEKIDIPESRKDDFRREIMNYIGALSIDGRKFDYKTNERLNKALELKLFEDQKDSIKLTSLVSKVVDADTQAKIDVVKGRLIRDYGYDDESATDVLNYVASIFARGDAKP from the coding sequence ATGGCCAATGGACGTTCGATTATCGAGATTATCGCCGAGCGACAAGACCTAGAGCAGTTTCGCAAGAAGAATTGGGAAGGCTCGTTCGAGGAATACCTCGACCTGGTCCGCGCCAATCCGAAGGTGACTCGCAACGCCTTCGAGCGCGTCTACGACATGATCATGTCCTACGGGACTGATGCCTACGAAGAAGGGCGCGAAAAGCACGTTCGCTATCGCTTCTTCGAAGATCCGGACAGCGAAGGCGCCGACGCCGTCTTTGGTCTGGAACACCAGCTCTCCTTGCTAGTCAACGCCTTCAAAAGCGCCGCCCAGGGCTACGGCATCGAGAAGCGAGTTCTATTACTTCACGGCCCCGTCGGCAGCAGCAAAAGCACGATCGCCCGCCAATTGAAGAAAGGGCTGGAGCGGTACTCCGCCCGCGATGAGGGCGCACTCTACACGTTGGGCTGGGTCGATCTGGAGGACTCGCAGACCGTGCATTGGTGCCCGATGAACGAGGAGCCGCTGCACATCATTCCCAGCCGGTTCCGCGCTGATGTCGAGGCGAATCTGAACGCTGAACGAGGCGCAGGCGACTACCGCGCCAAGATCAAGGGAGAACTTTGCCCCTTCTGCCGTTACGTGTACAACGAGCGGCTAAAGCATTATGCCGGCGACTGGACGCGCGTCGTGCAGGACGTGCGCGTCAAGCGTTTGATTCTCAGCGAAAAAGATCGTGTCGGCATCGGCACCTTCCAGCCGAAGGACGAGAAAAATCAGGACTCGACCGAACTGACGGGCGATATCAACTATCGCAAGATCGCCGAGTACGGCAGCGATAGCGACCCGCGCGCATTCAATTTCGACGGCGAATTCAACATCGCCAATCGTGGCATTGTCGAATTCGTCGAAGTGCTGAAGCTGGACGTGGCATTTCTTTACGACCTGCTGGGCGCCAGCCAGGAGCATAAGGTCAAGCCGAAGAAATTCGCGCAAACGGACATCGACGAAGTAATTCTCGGTCACACGAACGAACCGGAATATCGCCGCCTGCAGAACAACGAGTTCATGGAAGCGTTGCGCGACCGCACGGTGAAGATCGACGTGCCATATGTGACCACGCTGACTAACGAAGTTCGCATCTACGAAAAGGACTACAACAAAGAAAAAGTGCAGGGCAAGCATATCGCGCCGCACACGATCGAAATGGCCGCCATGTGGGCCATCCTTACCAGGCTCGAGCCGCCGAAAAATGCCAGCTTGTCACTGCTGCAGAAATTGAAGCTGTACAACGGCAAAAGCCTGCCCGGCTTTACCGAGGACAACGTCAAAGAACTGCGTGACCAGGCCATCACCGAGGGAATGCACGGCATCTCGCCGCGCTACGTGCAGGACAAGATCTCGAACGCCCTGGTGGCACATCCCGACGCGACCAGCATCAATCCGTTCATGGTTTTGAACGAGATCGAAGCGGGGCTCAAACATCACACGCTGATCACCAGCGAAGAGATGCGAAATCACTACCGCGAGTTGCTGGGAGTGGTCAAAGAAGAATACGAGAACATTGTCAAGAACGAGGTGCAGCGCGCCATCGCGGCTGACGAGGACGCCCTGTCCCGGCTGTGCGGCAATTACATCGACAATGTGAAGGCGTACACACAGCGCGAAAAGGTGAAGAACAAATTCACTGGCCAATACCAGGAGCCTGACGAGCGGCTGATGCGATCGATCGAGGAAAAGATCGACATCCCAGAAAGCCGCAAAGACGACTTCCGCCGCGAGATCATGAACTACATCGGCGCGCTATCGATCGACGGCCGCAAGTTTGACTACAAGACCAACGAGCGATTGAACAAGGCGCTCGAACTCAAACTGTTCGAGGACCAGAAGGATTCGATCAAGCTAACGAGCCTGGTCTCGAAGGTCGTGGACGCCGACACGCAAGCCAAGATCGACGTGGTGAAGGGTCGACTAATTCGCGATTACGGCTACGACGATGAGAGCGCCACGGACGTACTAAATTATGTGGCCAGTATTTTCGCCCGCGGAGATGCCAAGCCATAG
- a CDS encoding DUF444 family protein, with the protein MKVERDQSRFRQIVRGKIRQNLRKYVTHGEMIGRQGRDLVSIPIPQLDVPHFRFGKNGSGGVGQGEGEVGSPIGAGQGEPGDGTGQAGSDPGAHILEVDISLEELAQILGDELELPRIEPKGRSNVIQEKTRFTSIRRLGPESLRHFKRTYIQALRRQVSSSTYDADTPRVVPIREDKRYRSWVKIPQPDASAVAIYMMDVSGSMTDEQKQIVRTEAFWIDTWLKSQYNGLETRYIIHDAAAKEVDEDTFYRTRESGGTRISSAYKVCVDLIAREFSPADWNIYCFQFSDGDNWGEDNEASLRLLREHLLPVSNLFCYGQVESPYGSGEYMRSLRMGVSDNVDKLVLSEIRDKEAIYDSIKAFLGKGK; encoded by the coding sequence ATGAAGGTGGAACGGGATCAATCACGCTTTCGGCAGATTGTCCGCGGCAAGATTCGCCAGAATCTGCGGAAGTATGTAACCCACGGCGAGATGATCGGCCGGCAGGGGCGCGACCTTGTCAGCATCCCGATTCCCCAGCTCGACGTGCCGCATTTTCGCTTCGGCAAAAATGGCTCGGGCGGAGTCGGCCAGGGCGAAGGCGAGGTGGGTTCGCCGATCGGCGCCGGCCAGGGCGAGCCCGGCGATGGCACTGGGCAAGCCGGCAGCGATCCCGGCGCACACATCCTCGAGGTCGATATCTCGCTGGAAGAACTCGCGCAGATCCTTGGTGACGAACTCGAACTGCCACGCATCGAACCCAAGGGGCGTAGCAACGTCATTCAGGAAAAAACTCGCTTCACCAGCATTCGCCGGCTAGGGCCGGAATCGTTGCGGCATTTCAAACGCACCTACATTCAGGCGCTACGCCGCCAGGTTTCGTCCAGCACCTACGACGCCGACACGCCGCGCGTGGTCCCCATCCGTGAAGACAAGCGCTACCGCTCTTGGGTAAAGATTCCGCAGCCAGACGCCAGCGCCGTCGCCATCTACATGATGGACGTGTCAGGCTCGATGACCGACGAGCAAAAACAGATCGTGCGGACCGAGGCCTTCTGGATCGATACCTGGCTGAAAAGCCAATACAACGGGCTCGAGACGCGCTACATCATTCACGACGCTGCGGCCAAAGAAGTCGACGAGGACACGTTCTATCGCACCCGCGAAAGTGGCGGCACGCGCATCAGTAGTGCCTATAAAGTGTGCGTCGATCTGATCGCTCGCGAGTTCTCGCCCGCGGATTGGAATATTTACTGCTTCCAATTTTCGGACGGAGACAATTGGGGCGAGGACAACGAAGCCAGCCTGCGACTGTTGCGCGAACATCTGCTGCCGGTATCGAATCTATTCTGTTACGGACAAGTGGAAAGCCCCTACGGAAGCGGCGAATACATGCGGTCGCTGCGGATGGGCGTCTCGGACAATGTCGACAAGCTGGTGCTCTCTGAGATTCGCGACAAGGAAGCTATTTACGACTCGATCAAAGCATTTCTAGGCAAGGGAAAGTAA
- a CDS encoding SpoVR family protein: MAMHTDTSLPPDLAELQVQIEEYARGHGLDFFPTIFEVVDCDQLNAIAAYGGFPTRYPHWRFGMEYEQLSKGYTYGLQKIYELVINNDPCYAYLMKSNATTDQKLVMAHVYGHCDFFKNNAWFANTDRKMMDHMANHGNRIRRYMDRFGVEAVEEFIDCCLSIEDLIDVHSPFIKRRDDRPRFDIGPRDDEDDESVPGRFQAKNYMDAFVNPPAALEAEMAAQRRHREKEENFPAVPLRDVMLFILEHAPLKTWQLDVLSMLRDEAYYFAPQAQTKIMNEGWASYWHSTIMTRQGLCAADVIHYCDHHSGTMATSPGRLNPYKLGIELFRDIEDRWNRGRFGREFEECDDLAARRDWHQETRLGRKKIFEVRAIHNDLTFIDTFLTLDFCREHKLFSFGYNQEADYYEIESREFPKIKQRLLYSLTNRGQPLITVRDGNHKNRGELFLSHEFNGVELHTGYAKDTLSALARLWTRPVHIETQLEGVSTVLSFDGTEHTQNQVTAQAVKG; encoded by the coding sequence ATGGCCATGCATACCGACACGTCGCTGCCTCCGGATCTGGCCGAATTGCAGGTCCAGATCGAGGAATACGCGCGCGGCCACGGCCTGGACTTCTTTCCGACCATCTTCGAGGTTGTCGATTGCGACCAGCTTAATGCCATCGCGGCTTACGGGGGCTTTCCCACGCGCTATCCGCATTGGCGCTTTGGAATGGAGTACGAGCAGCTTTCGAAGGGCTACACCTACGGACTGCAGAAGATCTACGAGTTGGTGATCAATAATGATCCTTGCTACGCGTACTTGATGAAGTCGAATGCGACGACGGACCAAAAGTTGGTGATGGCCCACGTCTATGGGCATTGCGACTTCTTCAAGAACAATGCCTGGTTCGCCAATACCGATCGCAAGATGATGGATCACATGGCGAATCATGGCAATCGGATTCGCCGCTATATGGATCGCTTCGGCGTGGAAGCGGTGGAAGAGTTCATCGATTGCTGCCTGAGCATCGAAGACCTGATCGACGTCCATTCGCCGTTCATCAAGCGGCGCGACGACCGGCCGCGATTTGACATCGGCCCGCGCGATGACGAAGACGACGAGTCGGTGCCAGGTCGCTTTCAGGCCAAAAACTACATGGACGCGTTCGTCAATCCGCCCGCCGCGCTCGAAGCCGAAATGGCAGCCCAGCGGCGGCATCGCGAAAAGGAAGAGAATTTTCCGGCCGTGCCGCTGCGCGACGTGATGCTGTTCATCCTCGAGCATGCTCCGCTAAAAACCTGGCAGCTTGACGTCCTGTCGATGCTGCGCGACGAGGCGTACTACTTCGCACCACAGGCGCAGACCAAGATCATGAACGAGGGCTGGGCCAGCTACTGGCATTCCACGATCATGACCCGTCAGGGCTTGTGCGCCGCGGATGTGATCCACTACTGCGATCATCACTCGGGCACGATGGCCACCTCGCCCGGCCGGTTGAACCCCTACAAGCTGGGGATCGAGCTATTCCGTGATATCGAGGATCGCTGGAACCGCGGTCGCTTCGGCCGCGAATTCGAGGAATGCGATGACCTGGCCGCCAGGCGAGACTGGCATCAAGAGACGAGGCTCGGCCGCAAGAAGATCTTCGAGGTCCGCGCGATCCACAACGATTTGACATTCATCGATACCTTTTTGACGCTCGATTTTTGTCGGGAACATAAATTGTTCTCGTTCGGCTACAACCAGGAAGCCGATTACTATGAAATCGAGAGCCGAGAATTCCCCAAGATCAAGCAGCGATTGCTGTACAGCCTGACCAACCGCGGCCAGCCCCTGATTACGGTTCGCGACGGCAACCACAAGAATCGCGGTGAGCTGTTCCTGTCGCACGAGTTTAATGGGGTCGAACTGCACACCGGCTACGCCAAAGACACGCTCAGCGCTTTGGCCCGCCTGTGGACCCGCCCGGTCCATATCGAGACCCAGTTGGAAGGCGTGTCCACGGTGCTCAGCTTCGACGGCACGGAACATACCCAGAATCAAGTGACCGCGCAGGCGGTTAAGGGATAA
- a CDS encoding elongation factor P, with product MIAKDIKRGAILNYQDAPCMIEGISVQSPSARGAATLYKYRARNLVTKQKVDIVLKGGESLPEADFQRRPVKLMYSDASDMHFLDEEDFNQYTLPLADIEEEAKYLTDRLEGVQILIYNDLAVGLQIPQTVELTISQTDPAVRGNSATGRTKAATLETGLVVQVPEYLSTGEIIKVDSRTGDFLSRA from the coding sequence ATGATTGCCAAAGACATCAAACGCGGCGCGATTCTCAACTACCAGGATGCCCCTTGCATGATCGAGGGGATTTCGGTGCAGAGCCCCTCGGCTCGGGGCGCCGCCACGTTGTATAAGTATCGGGCCAGGAACCTGGTCACGAAACAGAAGGTCGACATTGTGCTGAAAGGGGGCGAATCGCTTCCCGAGGCAGATTTTCAACGTCGCCCGGTCAAATTGATGTACTCCGACGCGTCGGACATGCACTTCTTGGACGAGGAAGATTTCAATCAGTACACCCTCCCCTTGGCCGACATCGAAGAAGAGGCGAAATACCTCACCGATCGGCTCGAGGGTGTGCAGATTCTGATCTACAACGATCTGGCCGTCGGCCTGCAAATTCCGCAAACCGTTGAGCTGACGATCAGTCAAACCGATCCGGCCGTCCGCGGCAATTCGGCCACCGGCCGCACGAAGGCCGCGACGCTCGAAACCGGCCTGGTCGTGCAGGTGCCCGAGTACCTGTCGACCGGCGAAATCATTAAGGTCGATAGCCGCACCGGGGATTTTCTCTCCCGCGCGTAG
- the rsmA gene encoding 16S rRNA (adenine(1518)-N(6)/adenine(1519)-N(6))-dimethyltransferase RsmA → MTISTNTQTQSFLMRRFREVGLEPNAKRGQNFLVDLNLLRLLLDAAQLDERDVVLEVGTGMGSLTALVAPLVAAVVTVEIDKQLHQLASEELIDCENVRLLSLDALRNKNNLADEVLEAVGQELNAAPGRRFKLVANLPYAVATPVISNLLAGDLTPTSMTVTIQKELADRIMARPSTKDYSALTVWMQAQCRIELVRVMPPTVFWPRPKVNSAIIHVVVDEELRSRIPDRAFFHEFVRSMFFHRRKFLRSELASAFKGRFTKTDADEIMASLELGPTTRAEELDVDAMLRLCAAVRARLPAVE, encoded by the coding sequence ATGACCATCTCGACCAATACGCAAACGCAGTCGTTTTTGATGCGCCGCTTCCGGGAAGTGGGGCTCGAGCCCAATGCCAAGCGCGGGCAGAATTTCCTCGTCGATCTGAATCTGCTGCGCTTGCTGTTAGACGCGGCGCAACTCGACGAGCGGGACGTCGTGCTGGAGGTCGGTACGGGCATGGGCTCGCTGACTGCGCTCGTGGCGCCCTTGGTGGCGGCCGTGGTGACGGTCGAGATTGATAAGCAATTGCATCAATTGGCCAGCGAGGAATTGATCGATTGCGAGAACGTACGGCTCCTGTCGCTCGATGCGCTGCGCAACAAGAACAACCTGGCCGACGAAGTGCTGGAGGCGGTCGGACAGGAGCTGAATGCTGCGCCAGGACGCCGATTCAAGCTGGTTGCCAATCTGCCGTATGCCGTGGCTACGCCCGTCATTTCGAACTTGCTTGCCGGGGATCTAACACCAACGAGCATGACGGTGACGATTCAAAAGGAATTGGCCGATCGCATCATGGCTCGTCCCAGCACCAAGGATTACAGCGCCCTGACCGTTTGGATGCAGGCGCAGTGTCGCATCGAACTCGTGCGGGTGATGCCGCCGACGGTTTTTTGGCCGCGGCCGAAAGTCAACTCGGCGATCATCCACGTCGTGGTCGACGAGGAGCTGCGCAGTCGGATTCCAGACCGTGCGTTCTTCCACGAATTCGTACGGTCGATGTTCTTCCATCGCCGCAAATTCCTGCGCAGCGAACTGGCCAGCGCCTTCAAGGGGCGTTTCACGAAGACCGACGCCGACGAAATCATGGCGTCTCTGGAACTCGGCCCCACAACTCGGGCCGAGGAGCTGGACGTCGATGCGATGCTGCGACTATGCGCGGCCGTGCGGGCGCGACTGCCCGCGGTAGAGTAG
- a CDS encoding riboflavin synthase encodes MFTGLVQSLAEVAKVEARAPGQLLVLRAPEQAPTTQLGDSVAINGCCLTCVAIDGALLSFEAGAETLSRTNLGELAPGDRVNVELSLALGDKLGGHLVTGHVDAVGKLERRDDDADWSTCWFEFPPELRRQMASKGSIAVDGVSLTLVGVEPTRFSVALIPHTLAHTTLGRLAPGSRVNLETDLVAKYVQQQTVAWQMPQ; translated from the coding sequence ATGTTCACCGGTCTCGTACAATCGCTCGCCGAAGTTGCCAAAGTCGAAGCTCGCGCGCCGGGCCAATTGCTGGTTTTGCGCGCGCCGGAGCAAGCGCCGACGACGCAGTTGGGCGATAGTGTGGCGATCAATGGCTGCTGCCTGACCTGTGTGGCAATCGACGGCGCGTTATTGTCGTTCGAGGCCGGGGCCGAAACGCTGAGTCGTACGAATCTGGGAGAGCTTGCGCCCGGAGATCGGGTTAACGTTGAGCTTTCACTGGCGCTGGGGGACAAACTCGGTGGCCACCTGGTGACGGGGCACGTCGACGCGGTCGGCAAGCTTGAGCGGCGCGACGATGATGCCGACTGGTCGACCTGTTGGTTCGAGTTTCCGCCCGAATTGCGCCGGCAAATGGCCAGCAAGGGTTCGATTGCCGTCGATGGCGTCAGTCTGACTTTGGTGGGTGTCGAGCCGACCCGCTTCAGCGTCGCGTTGATTCCGCATACGCTGGCCCACACCACCCTGGGTAGGCTGGCCCCTGGCAGCCGGGTGAATCTGGAAACCGACCTGGTAGCCAAGTACGTTCAGCAGCAAACCGTTGCGTGGCAGATGCCACAATAG